The region ACGAACTCCGGCAAGACGCACCGCGCGATGGAAGCGCTGGCCAAGGCAAAGAGCGGCATCTACCTGGCGCCATTGCGCCTGCTGGCCCTGGAAAACTACGAGCGCCTGCAGGAAGCAGCGCCGCATGGCAAACCGCTGGCCGTGAGCCTGGTCACGGGCGAGGAGCGCCGGGTCGTCGACGGCGCCACGCATGTGGCCAGCACGGTGGAAATGCTGGACACGAAAACCGTCGTCGAGGTGGCCGTCATCGATGAAATCCAGATGCTGGCCGACCCGGACCGGGGCGCCGCGTGGACGGCGGCCATCTGCGGCGCGCCCGCTCACACCGTCTACCTGGTAGGGGCGCCGGAAGCGCGGCGCGCCATCGAGGCGCTGGCCGAACGCCTCGACTGCCCGCTGGAAGTGCATGTCTTGAAGCGCATGGCACCCCTTTCGATGGAGCCGACCGCCGTGCGCAAAGTGCGCAACCTGCGCCGCGGCGACGCCGTCATCGCCTTTTCGCGCCGCGAAGTGCTGATGTGGCGCGACATGATCACGGAAACGGGGCTGTCGGTGGCCACCGTCTACGGCAACCTGTCGCCCGAAGTGCGGCGCGCGCAGGCGCAGCGCTTCCGCGATGGCACGGCCGATATCGTCGTCGGCACGGATGCGCTGGCGATGGGCCTGAACATGCCGATCGCGCGCATCGTCATGACCACCTGCGTCAAATACAATGGCCGCGAAGAGGAAGAGATTTCAGCCGCGCTGGCGCGCCAGATCGCCGGGCGCGCGGGCCGCTACGGCGTGCATGAAGAAGGACTCGTGGCCGGCTACGACAACGAGACGCATGAAGTGATGCGCGCCCTGCTGAAGGAAAAACTGCATCCGCTGAACACGAGCGGCTTTGCCGTGGCGCCGTCGCTTGAACATCTGCACCGCATTTCATCGGTAACGGGCGAACTGTCGCTGTCCAAACTGCTGCGCCGCTTCATCCACAATATCGACGTGCCGGACGGCTTTTTCTTCCCCCGCATCACGGAAGACCAGAAGGAGCGCGCCGTCTGGCTCGACACCCTGCCCCTGTCCGTGGCCGACAAGTTCACCCTGTCGCTGGTGCCGATATCGAGCAAGGTGCCGTCCTTGCAAACGGCGTGGGAACACTGGGCGAAGAATCTGTCGCAGGGAAAAACCAGCACCTTGCGCCAGCATGCGTACGGCGGCGGCACGCAGAATTTGCAGCAGGTGGAAGACACTTGCCGCTACTATTCCGCGTATGCGTGGCTCAGCTACCGCCTGCCCGAATTCTTCCCCGATATCGCCGTGGCGCAAAACCTGTCGCGCGACGCGTCGGAGCGGGTCGACTCCATCCTGCGCGCACACAATGCGGCTTCGCGCGGACGCTCGAAGAAGTTCAAATAGGCGTCAACGGATTTCCCAGAACCACACTTCCGCGCAATCCCAGTAGCACTCGGAACCGCACACCTTCACGCCGATGGATGGCAAGAGGATGTCGATATGCCCGCCCGCGCCCCCCAGGTAACCGGGAATGCGGAAAAAAGCGACGAGGCCCTTGCGCTGGCCGATGCCGGCGATAGCGGCGTCGCGTGCGAATTTCTCGGGCGGGCCAAACATCGAGGGGCTGGCCAGCATATGCGCCAGCTTGGCCTGTCCCGGTTCGATCAGCGCGCCCTTGAACGGCCCCTTGCGGATGGCCATGCGGCCCTTAACCTTGACGCCGGCCTTGATCAGGGCCAGGCTGACGCGGATGGCGCAGGTATTGGCAAAGCTGTCCTTGCCGATCAAGTCTTCCCAGCCGATTTCGCCGAACAGGGCCGCCTGGTCGACGGCGGCCACGCTCGGATAATTCTCGCGCAGCTTGATGAATGCAGGTTTCACGTCAGCCTCCTGGTGGTGGAGTGGAACAGGGAAAACGCCGCGCCAGAATGGCGACGATCAGGGTGGACGCTTCGCCCAGACGCGCGCGCGCGGGCAGCTTTTTCAGTTCGGCGACGATGTGCGCGTCGATTTCCACCGTTTTCAGCCGACCCGTATCGCACCACAGCCGCCCCTGCGCCGCATCGGCCACGCCGGCCAGGTAGCCTTTGGCGTAGCGCTGATCGAGCAGGAAGACAGCATCGGCCATCGCTCCCTTGGCCGGCCCTTCCTGGTAATACGCGATCAGCCGGTCGGCGCTCAGGCGCGGCGCCGGAGCATAGGCTGCGCCCTGCCCGTGTGCGCTGGGCAGCCACAGGCTCAATACAATGAAAAGGAAGGAGACATGCATGGCCAGCCATGGTCAGTGAGGGAGGTCTGGCTGATTGTAGAAGGATGCGCCAGCCCCGCACTGAGCGAGGTCAAGCGTAGGTCGGGTAGGTCGGGTTAGGCCAAAGGCCGTAACCCGACAACACCAGCCAACAATGATGTCGGATTACGCGCGGCGTTGCCCCGCTAATCCGACCTACACGTACGACACCGGTGAAAGTTACGGTTTGCCCGGCGCCGCATAATGCAGCTTCAGCACCAGCCCATTATGGTCGTCGGCCATATAGATATCGCCATCCTGTCCCTGCTTCACATCGACGGGCGCGCCTCTGCCCTGCTTGCCCTTGCGTTCCCAGTTGCTGATCAAGTCGACGGACTTGCCCAGCGGCGCACCGGCCTTGTCGGGCAGCAGGGCCACCAGGCGGTGACCGTTGCTGCGGTAGCCGTGATAGCCGATGATCAGGCTATTCTTGTACAGCGCCGGGAAACGGCTGGCCGTATAAAAGGTCATGCCCAGCGGCGCGGCATGGCCGGGCAGCAGGCGCTCCGGCGCCGCGTATTGGGCGTCGCACGCCGTCTTCGGATATTCGGGACTGGCGACGTTATCGTCGTAGCAGTACGGCCAGCCGTAGTGCCGGTCGGCCTTGATCAGATTGAGTTCTTCATGCGGCAGGTTTTCGTCGCTTTTCAGTTGCGGCATGGCGGCCTGGATGGCGTCGCGCGAGTTTTCCGCCTGCCACAGCTCGCCCGTCGCAGGGTGAAAAGCCAGCGCCATCGAGTTGCGCAAGCCGCGCGCATGCGTGCGCCAGCTCGTCACCGTGCCTGCCGGCCAGGCCATCGTGTATTCGCGGATGGCGCCCAGCGCTTCCAGGCCTTCCGCCGAAGGGCAAGCCTTGGCCGGGTCCGGCGCCTTGCCATCGTTCTCGCAATGGTCGGTGCTCGAGCCCACGTTCACGTACAGGTCGCCCTTGGGGCTGAAGCGCATGTTTGTCAGCAGGTGCAAACCGAGGCCCGGCAGGCGCGGCGTCTTGGCCTTGCCGCCGATCACGTCGGTGACGGTGCGCGTGGTGTCGCGCAAGTCGAAGCGGAAGATGCGTCCCACCTCGCCCACATAGACCATGCCGTCCGGTCCCTGCACGATGCCGTTCGGGCGATCAAGCTTGTCGAGCAGCAGCTTGCGCTCGTAACCGCCACCGGCCGCCTTGGGCTGCAACAGCCACAATTTACCCTGCTTCGGCGCCCATCCCGTCATGTCCGTGACGAGGATGTCGCCATTCGTCAGCGGCAGCACGCCGCGGGGAAATTTCAGGCCATCGGCCAGCACGGCCACGCAAAAGCCGGCCGGCGTGGTGACGTCGAGGCGCGGCAAGCCGTCGCACTGAGCGCTGGTCGCAGCCATAACGGGAGCGAAGGCACCGGACAGGCAAGCGGCCAGGATGATCTTGTTATTCATTGTGGTCTCATTCCATCAAGGGTAATCGGGGCAGTACGGCGCGCGCATTGGCGCTGGTGGCAACGGCCACGTCGGCCAATGCCAGGCCGCGCAACTCGGCCAGCACGGCGCCGATGCGCGGCAATTCTTCGGGGCTGTTGCGGCCCGGGTGTATCCAGCTGGGGGAAATATCGGGCGCGTCCGTCTC is a window of Janthinobacterium rivuli DNA encoding:
- a CDS encoding helicase-related protein, encoding MTSSALPPDTSTDISDSSEDNNDATLVVELGELAEHIRLVKMEGRVFVRFSGVVKAGHLVVPYALVPSQGVLARPAKWRKMDRETKLALVRERASAAVFEELRQHVIDFVADIAGLSEDVDTDPMVFLHTLADMQTSEPAGMVFDRIRQRFHHAIERQQEEQHAARTRQSINLAEYPASFEMARRLPRRFVALLGPTNSGKTHRAMEALAKAKSGIYLAPLRLLALENYERLQEAAPHGKPLAVSLVTGEERRVVDGATHVASTVEMLDTKTVVEVAVIDEIQMLADPDRGAAWTAAICGAPAHTVYLVGAPEARRAIEALAERLDCPLEVHVLKRMAPLSMEPTAVRKVRNLRRGDAVIAFSRREVLMWRDMITETGLSVATVYGNLSPEVRRAQAQRFRDGTADIVVGTDALAMGLNMPIARIVMTTCVKYNGREEEEISAALARQIAGRAGRYGVHEEGLVAGYDNETHEVMRALLKEKLHPLNTSGFAVAPSLEHLHRISSVTGELSLSKLLRRFIHNIDVPDGFFFPRITEDQKERAVWLDTLPLSVADKFTLSLVPISSKVPSLQTAWEHWAKNLSQGKTSTLRQHAYGGGTQNLQQVEDTCRYYSAYAWLSYRLPEFFPDIAVAQNLSRDASERVDSILRAHNAASRGRSKKFK
- a CDS encoding T6SS effector amidase Tae4 family protein, whose amino-acid sequence is MKPAFIKLRENYPSVAAVDQAALFGEIGWEDLIGKDSFANTCAIRVSLALIKAGVKVKGRMAIRKGPFKGALIEPGQAKLAHMLASPSMFGPPEKFARDAAIAGIGQRKGLVAFFRIPGYLGGAGGHIDILLPSIGVKVCGSECYWDCAEVWFWEIR
- a CDS encoding Rap1a/Tai family immunity protein → MHVSFLFIVLSLWLPSAHGQGAAYAPAPRLSADRLIAYYQEGPAKGAMADAVFLLDQRYAKGYLAGVADAAQGRLWCDTGRLKTVEIDAHIVAELKKLPARARLGEASTLIVAILARRFPCSTPPPGG
- a CDS encoding PQQ-dependent sugar dehydrogenase; this translates as MNNKIILAACLSGAFAPVMAATSAQCDGLPRLDVTTPAGFCVAVLADGLKFPRGVLPLTNGDILVTDMTGWAPKQGKLWLLQPKAAGGGYERKLLLDKLDRPNGIVQGPDGMVYVGEVGRIFRFDLRDTTRTVTDVIGGKAKTPRLPGLGLHLLTNMRFSPKGDLYVNVGSSTDHCENDGKAPDPAKACPSAEGLEALGAIREYTMAWPAGTVTSWRTHARGLRNSMALAFHPATGELWQAENSRDAIQAAMPQLKSDENLPHEELNLIKADRHYGWPYCYDDNVASPEYPKTACDAQYAAPERLLPGHAAPLGMTFYTASRFPALYKNSLIIGYHGYRSNGHRLVALLPDKAGAPLGKSVDLISNWERKGKQGRGAPVDVKQGQDGDIYMADDHNGLVLKLHYAAPGKP